One genomic window of Prochlorococcus marinus str. NATL2A includes the following:
- a CDS encoding ABC transporter permease, with protein sequence MRIFGLSFKVIKTLLTTQYAYMLEYRIEIALWALSGVLPFIMFSLWSQNDVGNSFGLNDIGLARYFLSAFLVRQFSVVWVVFSFEEDSLSGRLSPYLLQPLHPLFRYVASHLAEQATRLPFAIAIAITFFILNPSSFWLPSLPQLFLAYLSTHFAFTIAFLLQSLVAALCFWTEKSSALERLIFVPYLFLSGLLVPLSAFPSNVLKVAMLTPFPYLINFPAKILSGMPVDIFNGFLAQILWISILVPSVNILWKLGVKRYTAMGA encoded by the coding sequence TTGAGAATATTTGGATTGTCTTTCAAGGTCATTAAGACCTTACTTACAACGCAATATGCATACATGTTGGAATATCGCATCGAAATAGCTTTGTGGGCTCTTTCTGGAGTACTACCATTTATTATGTTTTCTCTTTGGAGTCAAAATGATGTTGGCAATTCATTTGGTCTAAATGATATAGGGTTGGCAAGATATTTTTTAAGTGCTTTTCTAGTTAGGCAATTTTCAGTTGTTTGGGTTGTCTTCTCGTTTGAGGAAGATTCTCTTTCTGGTCGATTATCTCCATATTTGCTGCAGCCTTTGCACCCTCTATTTAGATATGTTGCTTCTCACTTGGCAGAGCAGGCAACAAGACTTCCTTTCGCAATAGCCATAGCTATTACTTTTTTTATATTAAATCCATCATCTTTTTGGCTTCCCTCACTACCTCAATTGTTTTTGGCGTATTTATCAACTCACTTCGCTTTTACTATTGCTTTTCTTCTTCAAAGTTTAGTCGCTGCACTTTGCTTTTGGACTGAAAAATCTAGCGCTCTTGAGAGATTAATATTTGTTCCTTATCTTTTTCTTTCTGGTTTATTAGTACCTTTATCAGCCTTTCCTTCTAACGTTCTAAAAGTAGCAATGTTAACGCCATTTCCCTATCTAATTAATTTTCCAGCAAAGATTTTATCTGGGATGCCAGTTGATATTTTTAATGGCTTTTTAGCTCAGATTTTGTGGATTTCAATACTGGTACCTTCTGTAAATATTCTTTGGAAACTTGGCGTAAAGAGATATACAGCAATGGGAGCCTAA